CGAGACGCTTAGACGTCCAAACTAACCTGCGGGATATCAATATCGCTATGACCGATTTTCTTCCACTGGAACAGCTGGTGGCTGCCTGCCACTGGATTGGCGCAAAAGGCTGGGCACCGGCCACGGGCGGTAACATGTCGGTTCGTCAGGATGACGAGTATTGCCTGCTGAGCGCCTCGGGCAAGGACAAAGGTCGCCTGACGCGTGATGATTTTATTCAGGTGGAGATTGCCACTAACGAGGTGCCGTCCGGACGTAAGCCATCGGCGGAGACCGGTCTGCACACCCTGATTTATCGTCTGTTCCCGGAAGCCGGTGCCGTGCTGCATACGCATACTGTCAATTCGACGGTGTTGTCACGGGTGGAGAAGGGCAGCGCGCTGCTGCTAAGCGGTTATGAGATGCAGAAAACGCTCGCCGGTCAGGACACCCATCTCAACACCGTGGCGATTCCACTGTTCGATAACGACCAGGATATCGATGCTCTGGCAGAACGCATTGCAGCCTTTGCCGCTGAAACACCGCTGCGTTATGGTTT
This genomic stretch from Pantoea cypripedii harbors:
- a CDS encoding methylthioribulose 1-phosphate dehydratase: MTDFLPLEQLVAACHWIGAKGWAPATGGNMSVRQDDEYCLLSASGKDKGRLTRDDFIQVEIATNEVPSGRKPSAETGLHTLIYRLFPEAGAVLHTHTVNSTVLSRVEKGSALLLSGYEMQKTLAGQDTHLNTVAIPLFDNDQDIDALAERIAAFAAETPLRYGFLLRGHGLTCWGKDVNEARRHLEGLEFLFECELQRRLLEAR